Proteins encoded within one genomic window of Nordella sp. HKS 07:
- a CDS encoding ring-cleaving dioxygenase: MSGIHHVTAIAGNPLRNFAFYTRDMGLRFVKRTVNFDDPGTYHFYYGDETGRPGTILTFFPWEGAPAGRRGVGETEETAFRVPQASLSYWTRRFQEKGITFATPEKRFGESVLTFSDPDGMALALVGVTGAENEPAWSNGDIPAEHAIRGFHGVTLLIADATRTAKVLTDIFGLREIGREGALIRFQAAGDKEGGIVDIREMKGLSRGGQGRGSVHHIAFRAKDDAEQVLMAERLVGNHGLYATEQKDRNYFRSVYFREPGGVLFEIATDVPGFAVDEPVATLGRDLKLPRFLEPHRREIEGVLPELQGA; the protein is encoded by the coding sequence ATGTCGGGCATTCATCACGTCACCGCAATCGCAGGCAATCCGCTGCGGAACTTCGCGTTCTACACGCGCGATATGGGCCTGCGCTTCGTCAAGAGGACCGTCAATTTCGACGACCCGGGCACCTATCACTTCTATTATGGCGACGAGACCGGCCGCCCCGGCACTATTCTCACCTTCTTCCCGTGGGAAGGCGCCCCCGCCGGCCGCCGGGGTGTCGGTGAAACGGAAGAGACCGCCTTCCGGGTCCCGCAAGCCTCGCTCAGCTATTGGACCCGGCGCTTTCAGGAAAAGGGCATCACGTTCGCGACGCCGGAAAAACGGTTCGGCGAATCTGTGCTGACCTTCTCCGACCCGGACGGCATGGCGCTGGCGCTGGTCGGCGTGACGGGCGCGGAGAACGAGCCCGCCTGGAGCAATGGCGACATACCGGCCGAGCATGCGATCCGCGGCTTCCACGGCGTGACGCTTCTGATCGCCGATGCGACCAGGACTGCCAAGGTCCTTACCGACATATTCGGCCTGCGCGAGATTGGGCGCGAGGGCGCCTTGATCCGCTTCCAAGCCGCGGGCGATAAGGAAGGTGGCATCGTCGACATTCGCGAGATGAAGGGCTTGTCGCGCGGCGGGCAGGGCCGCGGCTCGGTGCATCACATCGCCTTCCGCGCCAAGGACGACGCCGAGCAGGTTTTGATGGCCGAGAGGCTCGTTGGCAATCACGGCCTCTATGCTACCGAGCAGAAGGACCGCAACTATTTCCGCTCGGTCTATTTCCGCGAGCCCGGCGGCGTTCTGTTCGAGATCGCCACCGACGTCCCGGGATTCGCGGTGGACGAGCCTGTCGCAACGCTCGGCCGCGATCTGAAGCTGCCGCGTTTCCTCGAGCCCCATCGCCGCGAGATCGAGGGCGTGCTGCCCGAACTTCAAGGAGCCTGA
- a CDS encoding decarboxylase, with translation MATADRIDNFLAMQSARSDRWREVLTAAQQWASGQGSRAAVEDSLGDISVIEEFHAYPGVRLMSRLREKIAAGDAGATAELVSRFANAILTKAYSHQVETDQAGESGDALPELLPSVIAGRDARRPYFEVLLVTPQPPSRWAVLSAELRRLRRVEDSFVYEPVIVGSFEDALCAAIVNPQILAVIVAEGVPFRSSHDAPVLRRILDQTMGTLAADASALRLAGILKNLRPDLDIYVTTDRAVEKLASDPAAACATRIFYAVEELLELHLAVLEGIQKRFETPFFDNLKRYAQRPIGTFHALPIARGKSVFQSEWIRDMGEFYGINLFLAESSATTGGLDSLLEPTGNIKKAQDMAARAFGADHVFFVTNGTSTSNKMVVQALVAPGDIVIVDRNCHKSHHYGLVLNGGQPLYVEAFPLTQYSMYGAVPLQSIKKALLDLRDEGRLDRLRLLDLTNCTFDGHMYNTRRVMEECLAIKPDLIFLWDEAWSGFARWSPFLRPRTGMGAAAAIESWLQDPASVAAYEKQQKDMGPKPSREKLMTTRLVPDPRKVRLRVYQTNSTHKSMSAIRQGSMVLVKDVDFGSVESQFHEAIFTHASTSPNQQLIASLDVARRQMELEGYGLVMNAISVALKIRAIVNSHPVISKYFKVLGADELIPEVFRQSGFVDYLVPGTTWADIVKSMREDEFYLDPTRMTLVCGNAGFDGTQFKGLLASRFNIQVNKTSRNSVLLQSNINNTRSDIAHLVRVLVEICGEIEERFATGGEGERKGFAARTKSLMHDVPDLPNFSRFHDAFRGNAGKHTNEGDMRTAFFMAYDESSCEYVPLNSPEINKRLEKGPDLVSANFVIPYPPGFPIMVPGQVLTQDAIGFMRKLDVKEIHGYESAKGLKLIRPDKLRHAGATSKPRKNASKPRKNTSKPRKK, from the coding sequence ATGGCCACCGCGGATAGGATCGACAACTTCTTAGCCATGCAGTCGGCACGTTCGGATCGCTGGCGCGAGGTGCTGACTGCCGCTCAACAGTGGGCGTCAGGTCAGGGCAGCCGCGCTGCCGTCGAGGATAGCCTGGGCGATATTTCCGTCATCGAAGAATTCCACGCCTATCCGGGCGTGCGGCTGATGAGCCGTCTGCGCGAAAAGATCGCCGCCGGCGATGCCGGCGCGACCGCCGAGCTTGTCAGCCGGTTCGCGAATGCGATTCTCACGAAGGCCTATTCGCATCAGGTGGAAACCGATCAGGCGGGGGAGAGCGGCGATGCACTGCCGGAATTGCTGCCGAGCGTGATTGCCGGGCGCGATGCACGGCGGCCCTATTTCGAAGTGTTGCTCGTCACGCCGCAGCCGCCTTCGCGCTGGGCGGTGCTGAGCGCCGAACTGCGCCGGTTGCGCAGAGTGGAGGATTCTTTCGTCTACGAACCGGTCATTGTCGGAAGCTTTGAAGACGCGCTGTGCGCGGCCATTGTGAACCCGCAGATTCTTGCCGTCATCGTCGCAGAAGGCGTGCCCTTCAGATCGAGCCACGACGCGCCGGTATTGCGCCGCATCCTCGACCAGACGATGGGTACCCTGGCGGCAGACGCCTCCGCCTTGAGGCTAGCAGGCATCCTGAAGAATCTCCGCCCGGACCTCGACATCTATGTGACCACCGACCGCGCCGTCGAGAAACTCGCTTCCGATCCCGCGGCCGCCTGCGCCACGCGGATTTTCTATGCCGTGGAAGAGCTGCTGGAGCTTCACCTGGCGGTTCTGGAGGGAATTCAGAAGCGCTTTGAAACACCGTTCTTCGACAATCTGAAGCGTTATGCGCAGCGCCCGATCGGCACATTTCACGCTTTGCCGATCGCGCGAGGCAAATCGGTGTTCCAGTCGGAATGGATCCGCGACATGGGCGAGTTCTACGGCATCAACCTGTTTCTGGCCGAGAGCAGCGCCACGACAGGAGGCCTCGACAGCCTTCTTGAGCCGACAGGCAACATCAAGAAAGCCCAGGACATGGCGGCGCGCGCCTTTGGCGCCGACCACGTGTTCTTTGTGACCAATGGAACGTCAACGAGCAACAAGATGGTGGTCCAGGCGCTGGTCGCTCCCGGCGATATCGTCATTGTCGACCGCAATTGTCACAAGTCACACCATTACGGCCTGGTGCTCAACGGTGGTCAACCGCTTTATGTGGAGGCGTTTCCGCTCACTCAGTATTCGATGTATGGCGCGGTGCCGCTGCAGTCCATCAAGAAGGCGCTGCTGGATCTGCGTGACGAGGGCCGCCTCGACCGCCTCCGTCTCCTCGATCTCACCAACTGCACCTTCGATGGCCACATGTACAATACGCGGCGGGTGATGGAGGAGTGCCTCGCCATAAAGCCGGATCTGATCTTCCTTTGGGATGAAGCATGGTCGGGCTTCGCGCGCTGGTCGCCCTTCCTCAGGCCGCGGACCGGCATGGGCGCCGCAGCCGCCATCGAAAGCTGGCTGCAGGATCCCGCCTCGGTTGCGGCCTATGAAAAACAGCAGAAGGATATGGGCCCAAAACCGTCGCGCGAAAAGCTGATGACAACGCGGCTTGTTCCCGATCCACGCAAGGTGCGTTTGCGCGTCTATCAGACCAATTCCACCCACAAGTCCATGTCGGCCATACGGCAGGGTTCCATGGTGCTGGTCAAGGACGTCGACTTCGGATCCGTCGAAAGCCAGTTCCACGAGGCCATATTCACCCATGCCTCGACCAGCCCCAACCAGCAGTTGATCGCGAGCCTCGATGTGGCCCGGCGCCAGATGGAGCTCGAAGGTTACGGCCTGGTCATGAACGCAATCTCCGTTGCCCTGAAGATCAGGGCGATTGTCAACTCGCATCCGGTGATCTCGAAATACTTCAAGGTGCTCGGCGCCGACGAATTGATTCCCGAGGTCTTCCGCCAGTCCGGTTTCGTCGACTATCTGGTGCCGGGTACGACGTGGGCCGATATCGTCAAGTCGATGCGCGAGGACGAGTTCTATCTCGATCCGACCCGCATGACCCTTGTGTGCGGAAACGCCGGCTTTGACGGAACTCAATTCAAGGGCCTGCTGGCAAGCCGCTTCAACATCCAGGTCAACAAGACATCGCGAAATTCCGTATTGCTGCAATCGAACATCAACAATACGCGCAGTGACATTGCCCATCTCGTTCGCGTTCTCGTCGAGATTTGCGGCGAGATCGAGGAACGTTTCGCGACCGGCGGCGAGGGCGAGCGCAAGGGTTTCGCGGCGCGAACCAAGAGTCTGATGCATGACGTGCCCGATCTTCCGAACTTCAGCCGCTTCCATGATGCGTTCAGGGGCAATGCCGGCAAGCATACGAATGAAGGCGACATGCGGACCGCCTTCTTCATGGCCTATGACGAATCGTCATGCGAGTACGTTCCGCTGAACAGTCCTGAAATCAACAAGCGGCTGGAAAAAGGTCCGGATCTGGTTTCGGCAAACTTCGTTATTCCGTATCCGCCGGGCTTCCCGATCATGGTACCCGGCCAGGTGCTGACGCAAGACGCGATCGGCTTCATGCGCAAGCTCGACGTCAAGGAGATTCATGGATACGAATCCGCGAAGGGGCTGAAACTGATCAGGCCGGACAAGCTGCGCCACGCGGGCGCTACGTCGAAGCCGAGAAAGAACGCATCTAAGCCGAGAAAGAATACATCGAAGCCGAGAAAGAAATAG
- a CDS encoding DUF995 domain-containing protein — MKRTLILFAVAATLACSTADAKNKGTIPKDAVPMTPEEISIILSGNTFAPIKGIRYYFSPDGILVALGTDGWFAEGTWKVNGNSWCLDSIWHGPDKSKTDSYAQCSEKYKLGKKIYTKNTKGEDKWLGDVTTDQEKKFKKGDTVTAEVAKLKKKYGY, encoded by the coding sequence ATGAAGCGAACTCTGATTCTGTTCGCCGTAGCTGCCACTTTGGCTTGTTCGACCGCAGATGCGAAAAATAAGGGTACGATACCCAAGGACGCCGTTCCGATGACGCCGGAAGAGATCAGCATTATTCTATCGGGAAATACATTCGCTCCGATCAAGGGCATCAGGTACTATTTTTCGCCCGATGGGATTCTCGTCGCCTTGGGAACCGACGGTTGGTTCGCCGAAGGCACGTGGAAGGTGAACGGCAACAGCTGGTGCCTCGACAGCATCTGGCACGGACCCGACAAGTCCAAGACTGATAGTTATGCCCAGTGCAGTGAGAAATATAAGCTCGGCAAGAAGATCTATACGAAGAACACAAAGGGCGAAGACAAATGGCTGGGCGATGTCACGACCGACCAGGAAAAGAAATTCAAGAAAGGGGACACTGTCACTGCAGAGGTAGCGAAGCTCAAGAAGAAATACGGATATTAG
- a CDS encoding cyclopropane-fatty-acyl-phospholipid synthase family protein, protein MIESFLRRMIKVGDLTVRLPGGRTLKAGDGSGAPVVLRMSAKALRRIALNPGLAFGEAYMNGELVFEQGGLWDLLDMVGRSGGRAPAKGRGSLLKRLKRTLKRRLQQANGRLASRRNVAHHYDLSNDLYRRFLDSDMQYSCAYFSRPDMTLEEAQAAKKAHIAEKLKIAQGQSVLDIGSGWGGMSMTLAKDYGAKVTGVTLSTEQLSLARERVAAAGLTERVAFELRDYRDLAGSFDRIVSVGMLEHVGAPNLRAYFETVRRLLDTDGVALIHSIGRMEGPRATNAFTHKYIFPGGYVPAMSEVTKAIEDAGLWITDVEVLRLHYAETLKHWRERFMADPEIPALYPETFRRMWEFYLAGSEMGFRYAGHMVMQFQLTRRVDVLPVTRDYMLENGA, encoded by the coding sequence ATGATCGAGTCCTTTCTGCGCAGGATGATCAAGGTTGGCGACCTGACGGTTCGCCTGCCCGGCGGCCGTACGCTCAAGGCCGGGGATGGCAGCGGCGCGCCGGTGGTTCTGCGCATGTCGGCCAAAGCGCTGCGTCGTATCGCTCTCAATCCGGGGCTGGCCTTTGGCGAGGCCTATATGAACGGCGAGCTGGTCTTCGAGCAGGGTGGCCTTTGGGACCTGCTGGACATGGTGGGCCGCAGCGGAGGCCGGGCGCCCGCCAAGGGGCGCGGCTCGCTGCTAAAGCGCCTCAAGCGGACGCTCAAGCGACGCCTCCAGCAGGCCAATGGCCGGTTGGCCTCGCGCCGCAATGTCGCGCACCACTACGACTTGTCGAACGACCTCTACCGGCGCTTCCTCGATTCAGACATGCAGTATTCCTGCGCCTATTTCAGCCGGCCGGACATGACCTTGGAGGAGGCCCAGGCGGCGAAGAAGGCCCATATCGCGGAGAAGCTGAAGATCGCGCAGGGGCAGAGCGTGCTGGACATCGGCTCCGGCTGGGGCGGGATGTCCATGACGCTCGCCAAAGACTACGGCGCCAAGGTCACCGGGGTCACGCTTTCGACAGAACAGCTCAGCCTGGCGCGTGAACGCGTGGCGGCCGCGGGGCTGACGGAACGGGTCGCTTTCGAGCTCCGGGACTATCGCGACCTGGCCGGCTCCTTCGACCGGATCGTCTCCGTCGGAATGCTGGAGCATGTGGGCGCGCCGAACCTGCGCGCTTATTTCGAGACGGTTCGCCGGCTGCTGGACACCGACGGAGTCGCGCTCATCCACAGCATCGGCCGGATGGAAGGTCCGCGGGCCACGAACGCCTTCACCCACAAGTACATCTTTCCGGGCGGCTATGTGCCGGCCATGTCCGAGGTAACAAAGGCCATCGAGGATGCCGGGCTGTGGATCACCGATGTGGAGGTCCTGCGTCTGCACTACGCCGAGACGCTGAAACATTGGCGCGAGCGCTTCATGGCCGACCCGGAAATCCCCGCTCTCTATCCCGAGACGTTCCGCCGTATGTGGGAGTTCTACCTGGCGGGCTCGGAGATGGGCTTCCGCTATGCGGGCCACATGGTGATGCAGTTCCAGCTGACCCGGCGCGTCGACGTCCTGCCGGTCACGCGGGACTACATGCTGGAGAACGGCGCCTAG
- a CDS encoding LemA family protein has protein sequence MNRIRLVVLVALTLLLSGCGVNNIPTYEEKVKAGWSDVQNQYQRRADLIPNLVETVKGYAQQEKDVLTSVVEARAKATQMQLPPDILNNPEAFKKYQDSQAQLSSALARLLAVVENYPDLKSNQNFLALQSQLEGTENRIAVARRDYIEAVRVYNTELKTFPGRIWASLLYSDAKPAETFTVEDKVLQAPKVDFSKKPTTSTGQ, from the coding sequence ATGAACCGGATTCGATTGGTGGTCCTTGTCGCTTTGACCCTTCTCCTCTCTGGCTGTGGAGTGAACAACATTCCGACTTACGAAGAGAAAGTGAAGGCCGGCTGGAGTGACGTGCAGAACCAATATCAGCGCCGTGCCGACCTCATTCCCAATCTGGTGGAAACGGTAAAGGGCTATGCACAACAGGAAAAGGATGTGCTGACCTCGGTTGTGGAGGCGCGGGCGAAGGCGACGCAAATGCAATTGCCGCCGGACATCCTCAACAACCCCGAGGCATTCAAGAAATACCAGGACTCACAGGCGCAGCTTTCTTCCGCTCTCGCGAGACTTCTGGCGGTCGTCGAGAACTACCCCGATCTCAAATCGAATCAGAACTTCCTGGCCCTTCAGTCGCAGCTGGAAGGAACCGAGAACCGTATAGCGGTAGCGCGACGCGACTACATCGAGGCTGTGCGCGTATACAATACCGAGCTGAAGACGTTTCCGGGACGAATCTGGGCTTCGCTCCTCTACTCCGATGCAAAGCCAGCCGAGACGTTTACCGTCGAGGACAAGGTCCTGCAGGCGCCGAAAGTCGATTTCTCCAAGAAACCGACGACCTCGACAGGGCAATAG
- the aspT gene encoding aspartate-alanine antiporter translates to MDYIATALRQNPELAIFLTIAIGFFIGRLKFGSFSLGIVVGSLLAGVLIGQLDIKVPALVKTVFFDLFLFTTGYKVGPQFFRGLKSDALPQLILTVVVCVTCLLTAFGMARLLGYDVGTAAGLLAGAFSESTVIGTAGDAINRLAIPDADRAALINNIPVAYAVTYLVGTAVLVWYIPTIGPKLMRINLREEAARQRAESGEVGQMQEGISSAARPFDVRAYRVTTKKLIGKTIAELESLPKAVRIAILRVRSNDGIKDSAPDIVIKEGDVIAVMGRYEAHATRGEEVIGPEVSDEALLNLPIDSLDVVVTRRSVAGNTLTNLSQLDIARGVFLARLTRAGVEIPLAPRTKVDRGDVMRLVGTVAEVEKAAKYLGYPDRPTAATDMVFVGLGIVLGGLVGLLSVAVGGIPLTLTASGGALVMGLVFGWMRSVYPFFGRIPEPAVWIFDTLGLCIFIGIVGLTAGPSFFTGLQTTGFSLVFVGLLSALLPHTLGILFGRYVLKMNPLIVLGACAGAGTITAALRAVQDEAQSSVPALGYTVPYAVGNILLTAWGPILVAMMSG, encoded by the coding sequence ATGGATTACATCGCAACGGCACTTCGGCAGAATCCCGAACTTGCGATCTTCCTGACGATCGCCATTGGATTCTTCATCGGACGACTTAAATTTGGGAGTTTCAGCCTCGGGATCGTCGTCGGGTCGCTCCTGGCGGGCGTCCTGATCGGGCAACTCGACATCAAGGTCCCCGCGCTCGTCAAGACGGTCTTCTTCGATCTTTTTCTGTTCACGACCGGCTACAAGGTCGGTCCACAGTTCTTCCGTGGATTGAAGAGCGACGCCCTGCCGCAATTAATCCTGACTGTTGTCGTGTGTGTGACTTGCCTCCTCACGGCATTCGGAATGGCGCGATTGCTCGGCTACGACGTCGGCACGGCTGCCGGCCTCCTGGCCGGCGCGTTCTCGGAATCCACAGTGATCGGCACGGCTGGTGATGCCATCAACCGCCTGGCGATCCCGGATGCGGATAGAGCAGCGCTCATCAACAATATTCCGGTGGCCTATGCCGTGACCTATCTCGTGGGAACGGCCGTGCTGGTCTGGTACATTCCGACCATCGGGCCAAAGCTCATGCGCATCAATCTGCGGGAAGAAGCGGCGCGGCAACGCGCTGAAAGCGGTGAGGTAGGCCAGATGCAGGAAGGCATCAGCTCGGCAGCGCGACCCTTCGATGTCAGAGCCTATCGGGTCACCACTAAGAAGCTGATCGGGAAGACAATCGCGGAGCTGGAGTCGCTGCCCAAGGCCGTCCGCATTGCTATCCTGCGCGTCAGGAGCAACGATGGAATCAAAGACTCGGCGCCTGACATCGTTATCAAGGAGGGTGACGTTATCGCCGTCATGGGCCGATACGAGGCGCACGCGACCCGCGGAGAGGAAGTTATCGGACCCGAAGTGAGTGATGAGGCTCTTCTGAACCTCCCGATCGATTCCCTCGATGTCGTGGTGACGCGACGCTCAGTGGCGGGCAATACCCTGACCAATTTATCGCAGCTTGATATCGCCCGCGGGGTGTTCCTTGCCCGGCTCACCAGGGCGGGGGTCGAGATCCCGCTGGCGCCCCGCACAAAGGTCGACCGGGGCGATGTGATGCGTCTGGTTGGCACCGTGGCCGAGGTCGAGAAAGCGGCAAAGTACCTGGGTTATCCTGATCGTCCCACCGCGGCAACCGACATGGTCTTTGTGGGGCTGGGCATCGTTCTCGGAGGTTTGGTGGGTCTGCTGTCAGTGGCGGTCGGAGGCATACCCCTGACCCTTACGGCCAGCGGCGGCGCCCTCGTCATGGGCTTAGTCTTCGGTTGGATGCGCTCGGTTTACCCATTCTTCGGCCGCATTCCGGAGCCGGCGGTCTGGATATTCGATACTCTGGGCCTGTGCATCTTCATCGGTATCGTGGGTCTCACCGCGGGGCCGAGCTTCTTTACTGGGCTGCAGACGACCGGCTTCAGTCTCGTCTTCGTCGGTTTGCTCTCCGCACTTCTGCCTCACACTCTGGGGATTCTCTTTGGTCGTTACGTGCTGAAAATGAACCCACTCATCGTACTCGGCGCCTGCGCCGGGGCAGGGACCATCACTGCCGCCCTTCGCGCCGTTCAGGATGAGGCCCAGAGCAGCGTTCCGGCTCTGGGCTACACCGTGCCATATGCCGTCGGAAACATCCTGCTTACGGCGTGGGGACCGATCCTGGTCGCGATGATGTCCGGCTGA
- a CDS encoding TPM domain-containing protein, with amino-acid sequence MSTTIVTDNDRERIKAAIQSAERTTSGEIVVVVAYRSDDYLHVPLHVATAAALAVPLLLPLVSRFLHWYPTPIAWVFVYQLVTFIVVALALSIPPLRYYITPRALMRKYAHRHASAQFLASNIHTTRARTGVLIFVSLLERYCEIVADIAVSEKVPKRTWRVIIDQILPRIKAGDLAAGLETGIARCAEHLSKHFPPGALNLNELPDHLIVIRG; translated from the coding sequence ATGAGCACCACGATCGTCACCGACAATGACCGAGAGCGCATAAAGGCTGCTATACAAAGCGCCGAAAGAACCACCAGCGGCGAGATCGTCGTGGTTGTGGCCTATCGTTCCGACGACTATCTCCATGTGCCGCTTCATGTCGCGACGGCCGCGGCCCTGGCTGTGCCTCTCCTGTTGCCGCTGGTGAGCCGGTTCTTGCATTGGTACCCCACGCCGATTGCCTGGGTGTTCGTCTACCAGCTCGTCACATTCATCGTCGTGGCGCTGGCGCTCAGTATTCCTCCCTTGCGCTACTACATCACGCCGCGCGCGCTGATGCGGAAATATGCCCATCGCCACGCGTCCGCGCAGTTCCTGGCGAGCAATATTCACACGACGAGGGCGCGGACGGGCGTGCTGATCTTCGTCTCGCTTCTCGAGCGATACTGCGAGATCGTCGCCGATATCGCGGTGAGCGAGAAAGTGCCGAAAAGAACATGGCGAGTCATCATCGATCAAATACTCCCCAGGATAAAAGCGGGCGACCTGGCTGCCGGCCTCGAGACCGGAATCGCGCGTTGCGCCGAGCATCTCTCCAAACATTTCCCTCCCGGCGCGCTCAACCTCAACGAACTTCCCGATCATCTCATTGTCATTCGGGGGTGA
- a CDS encoding YgcG family protein yields MRARIAVLGGLLLAFLAAISLAEPNFPALTGPVVDGAGVLDAATRGSLEERLRAYQDKTGHQVVVATVRSLEGYDVRDYGNRLFRSWGIGDKKRNDGVLVLVAPNERNVSIEVGYGLEGELTDALSRVIIDNAMLPRFKAGDYGAGVSAGIDDIATALGGNGAEIIERTRSQSEPDPGELLLIFMLLAFALILLSQASRGRGIIIVPGPGGTFGGGYGGGWSGGGGFGGGYGGGGGSSGGGGASGSW; encoded by the coding sequence ATGAGAGCACGCATCGCAGTTCTCGGCGGTCTTCTGCTTGCCTTTCTGGCGGCTATCAGCCTTGCCGAGCCCAATTTCCCCGCGCTGACGGGACCGGTGGTCGATGGGGCGGGCGTGCTCGACGCGGCGACCAGGGGAAGCCTCGAGGAGCGCCTGCGCGCCTATCAGGACAAGACCGGCCACCAGGTCGTCGTCGCCACAGTTCGCTCGCTCGAAGGGTACGACGTGCGCGACTATGGCAATCGGCTCTTTCGATCGTGGGGCATCGGCGACAAAAAACGCAATGACGGCGTACTGGTGCTCGTGGCGCCGAATGAGCGCAATGTCTCGATCGAGGTCGGATACGGGCTGGAGGGCGAACTGACCGATGCCCTGTCGCGAGTCATCATCGACAATGCCATGCTGCCGAGATTCAAGGCCGGCGACTATGGTGCGGGTGTATCGGCGGGTATCGACGATATTGCCACGGCGCTCGGCGGGAATGGCGCTGAGATCATCGAGCGGACAAGAAGCCAGTCGGAGCCGGACCCCGGCGAACTGCTGCTGATTTTCATGCTTCTCGCCTTTGCCCTGATTTTGCTGTCGCAGGCGTCACGTGGCCGAGGGATCATTATCGTGCCCGGCCCGGGCGGTACCTTTGGAGGAGGCTATGGTGGCGGCTGGAGCGGCGGCGGCGGCTTCGGCGGAGGATATGGCGGTGGAGGCGGCAGTTCAGGTGGCGGCGGAGCCTCCGGCAGCTGGTAG
- a CDS encoding maleylacetate reductase produces MMHSFIYEALPSRVIFGNGALDQLAAEIERLHLAKVMVLSTPHHRQVSAEVAAALGDRSAGVYDQVVMHVPLEKAQAAREEALRRGAQGCVALGGGSTIGLGKAIALAHDLPIIAVPTTYAGSEMTPIWGITENGVKKTGRDPKVLPRTVIYDPSLTVSLPARLSVASGLNAIAHAVEGLYAQDANPIVSLMAEEGIRALAMGLPRIHADPQDLAARSDALYGAWLCGATLGAVGMALHHKICHTLGGSFNLPHAETHAVILPHAAAYNRAAAVPAMARIARALGATDAPSALHDLAKRMDAPLALKDLGLASADLDRAVDLIVARPYWNPAPVEPTRIRVLLERAWRGLPPE; encoded by the coding sequence GTGATGCACAGTTTCATCTATGAGGCGCTTCCCAGTCGCGTCATCTTTGGAAACGGCGCCCTCGATCAGCTCGCCGCGGAAATAGAACGGCTTCACCTCGCCAAGGTCATGGTGCTGTCGACGCCCCATCATCGCCAAGTGAGTGCGGAGGTGGCCGCGGCGCTCGGCGATCGCTCCGCCGGCGTCTATGATCAGGTGGTGATGCATGTTCCCCTGGAAAAGGCGCAGGCGGCCCGCGAGGAGGCGTTGCGGCGAGGGGCTCAAGGCTGCGTGGCGCTCGGCGGTGGATCGACCATCGGTCTCGGAAAGGCGATCGCGCTTGCGCACGATCTGCCGATCATCGCGGTGCCGACGACCTATGCCGGCTCGGAGATGACGCCGATCTGGGGCATCACCGAGAATGGCGTAAAGAAGACCGGACGCGACCCGAAAGTCCTTCCGCGCACAGTCATCTACGATCCGAGTTTGACCGTCTCGCTGCCGGCGCGCCTCTCGGTCGCCAGCGGCCTGAACGCCATCGCCCATGCTGTCGAGGGGCTTTATGCGCAGGACGCCAATCCGATCGTGTCGCTGATGGCCGAAGAAGGGATCAGAGCGCTCGCCATGGGGCTTCCCCGCATCCATGCGGATCCGCAGGACCTGGCGGCGCGCTCCGATGCGCTTTACGGCGCGTGGTTATGCGGGGCGACCCTGGGCGCCGTCGGCATGGCGCTGCATCACAAGATCTGCCACACGCTGGGCGGTAGCTTCAATCTGCCGCATGCCGAGACGCATGCCGTCATCCTGCCGCATGCGGCGGCCTATAACCGCGCCGCCGCGGTGCCTGCCATGGCGAGAATAGCGCGGGCGCTTGGAGCCACCGACGCGCCTTCCGCACTCCATGATCTGGCGAAGCGGATGGACGCGCCCCTGGCGCTCAAGGATCTGGGACTCGCAAGCGCCGATCTCGATCGCGCCGTCGATCTCATCGTCGCGCGTCCCTACTGGAACCCGGCGCCGGTGGAGCCGACGAGGATCCGGGTGCTGCTCGAGCGCGCCTGGCGGGGCCTGCCGCCGGAATAA
- a CDS encoding alpha/beta hydrolase yields MTAKSPFTYRFEPGRQADAPPLLLLHATGGDENDLLELGGAISPGSALLSPRGHVLENGMPRFFRRFAEGRFDEEDVRNRAGELGDFVAYARDRYGIGVPIAVGFSNGANIAAAVLLTAPRALAGAILLRAMVPLSDPPKADLGGKPVLLLSGRHDPIVPADNAERLSTMLSEAGGRIEHLILPTGHQLSQTDIALAREWVADVALDAAA; encoded by the coding sequence ATGACCGCGAAATCGCCCTTCACCTATCGCTTCGAGCCCGGCAGGCAAGCGGACGCACCGCCTTTGCTGCTGCTACACGCCACCGGCGGCGACGAGAACGATCTGCTCGAGCTCGGAGGGGCGATCTCGCCGGGCTCGGCGCTTCTGTCGCCGCGCGGCCACGTCCTCGAAAACGGCATGCCGCGCTTCTTCCGCCGCTTCGCCGAGGGCAGGTTCGACGAGGAGGACGTGCGCAACCGCGCCGGGGAGCTCGGAGATTTCGTCGCTTATGCGCGGGATCGCTACGGCATCGGCGTGCCGATCGCGGTGGGTTTCTCCAACGGAGCCAATATCGCCGCGGCGGTTCTGCTGACCGCGCCTCGGGCATTGGCCGGAGCCATATTGCTTCGCGCCATGGTCCCGCTGAGCGATCCCCCCAAAGCGGATCTCGGCGGAAAGCCGGTCTTGCTTCTGTCCGGCCGGCACGATCCGATCGTTCCCGCCGACAACGCTGAACGGCTGTCGACGATGCTGTCGGAGGCAGGCGGGAGGATCGAACATCTGATCCTTCCCACCGGCCATCAGCTTTCGCAGACCGACATCGCGCTCGCCCGGGAATGGGTCGCCGACGTAGCGCTCGACGCGGCGGCCTGA